From the genome of Adhaeribacter pallidiroseus:
AAGAAATATGTATAAAGCAAAAAGCCCAGTTAAACAAAACTGGGCTTTTTGCTTTATACATATTTCTTAAGCCTCTCCTATATTGTTTCCAAAGTTCATTGGAAAACTAGGCTCCTCTTGAGTTTGCTTTATAGTACCAAAAGCATTTTCAAATCTTTGAATGTTATCCGATAAAGCCACTAAAAAACGTTTAGCATGCTCTGGTGTTATAACTATCCTGGACTTTACTTTAGCCTTTGGTATTCCTGGCATCAAGCGTATAAAATCAATTACAAATTCACTACTCGAGTGAGCAATCATAGCTAAATTAGCATATTCACCTTCAGCAATTTCTTCAGAAAGTTCTATATTAATTTGATTCTGATCACTCTTTGATACTTCTTTTGCCATCATTATCTATTTTGCAATTCAGATTGTCTGGCTTTTGTTGCTTGTTTAGAAGCAATTAAGGCATCGTACTCTTCTCGTGAACCTAC
Proteins encoded in this window:
- a CDS encoding DUF3467 domain-containing protein, producing the protein MAKEVSKSDQNQINIELSEEIAEGEYANLAMIAHSSSEFVIDFIRLMPGIPKAKVKSRIVITPEHAKRFLVALSDNIQRFENAFGTIKQTQEEPSFPMNFGNNIGEA